In Streptomyces sp. NBC_00483, a single window of DNA contains:
- a CDS encoding sialidase family protein produces the protein MNGDPRFDGVLRPRPDDPDVREALLPTLHPGDSHAACLLELDGGDVLCAWFNGPDEGDRDTNVVLARLPAAGGHWTTPVALSADPDRAEQNPVLATGPDGAVHLFHPSNEPHDQKTAHLVTRVSHDGGRTWDAPHIAHDGPGLFVRTPALDPGDGSWLLPAYRCRPEGEHSTVLISEDAGGTWKEYDVPDSDHLVQLSVVPRSDGSLLGLLRSRAADRIHATDSVDAGRTWTTPVRTELPNNNSAVQAIRLRSGTFALVYNHASLERGEYRWVGKGAGRRKKALRTPLTLALSDDEGRTWPRRRDLQVADDEYRDTELGYSYPCLLQTRDDRIHVAYSYLRKTIKHAVVTETWIREGGRS, from the coding sequence ATGAACGGCGACCCGCGCTTCGACGGGGTGCTGCGCCCGCGCCCGGACGACCCGGACGTGCGCGAGGCCCTGCTGCCCACACTGCACCCCGGCGACAGTCACGCCGCGTGCCTGCTCGAACTCGACGGGGGCGACGTGCTGTGCGCCTGGTTCAACGGCCCCGACGAGGGCGACCGCGACACGAACGTGGTCCTCGCCCGTCTCCCGGCCGCCGGCGGACACTGGACCACACCCGTCGCCCTGTCCGCCGACCCCGACCGCGCGGAGCAGAACCCGGTGCTCGCGACCGGCCCGGACGGCGCCGTGCACCTGTTCCACCCCTCCAACGAACCGCACGACCAGAAGACCGCCCACCTCGTCACCCGCGTCTCGCACGACGGCGGCCGCACCTGGGACGCCCCGCACATCGCCCACGACGGACCCGGCCTGTTCGTGCGCACCCCGGCCCTCGACCCCGGCGACGGCTCGTGGCTCCTTCCCGCCTACCGCTGCCGCCCCGAAGGCGAACACTCCACGGTCCTGATCAGCGAGGACGCCGGCGGCACCTGGAAGGAGTACGACGTCCCCGACAGCGACCACCTCGTCCAGCTGAGCGTCGTGCCCCGCTCCGACGGCTCACTGCTCGGCCTGCTGCGCAGCCGCGCCGCCGACCGCATCCACGCCACCGACTCCGTCGACGCCGGCCGTACCTGGACGACCCCTGTCCGCACGGAACTCCCCAACAACAACTCGGCAGTTCAGGCGATCAGACTGCGCAGCGGCACCTTCGCCCTGGTCTACAACCACGCGAGCCTGGAACGCGGCGAGTACCGCTGGGTCGGCAAGGGCGCGGGCCGCAGGAAGAAGGCCCTGCGCACCCCGCTCACCCTCGCCCTCTCCGACGACGAGGGCCGCACCTGGCCCCGGCGCCGCGACCTGCAAGTGGCCGACGACGAGTACCGGGACACCGAACTCGGCTACTCCTACCCCTGCCTGCTGCAGACCCGCGACGACCGCATCCACGTCGCGTACTCCTACCTGCGCAAGACCATCAAGCACGCCGTGGTGACGGAGACCTGGATCAGGGAGGGCGGTCGTTCGTGA
- a CDS encoding DUF5060 domain-containing protein: MTERWDVFELTLTGPATENPYRDVEFAADFRHGHRVVPVTGFYDGDGTYTVRFMPDRQGPWTYTTRSTASELDGVRGEFVCVPPDRGNHGPVRVAGPRTFAYADGTPSHPFGTTCYHWTHYEDEELEERTLGTLAQSPFNKVRMCLLPTRAMTPPRLPYPGIGERPPAPRELDTTRFDPEFFRRFERRVRDLRDLGIEADIILFHPYDEGHWGVDDMSREDDLALVRYAVARLASLRNVWWSIANEYDFNKAKTVDDWNHIGRQVQRADPYQHLRSIHNGTRMYEYERIYDFRTPWTTHQSIQHWDAALAPEWLDRVPKPVVIDEIGYEGILGRRWGNLTGQALLRQFWHGMAAGAYVGHGECYPERDPEGTAWVSRGGRLHGEVTPRLAFLRTLWEQSPDAVFSYFGDRRHRHREVTLPEAGGPWRLDLIDTWNMTVTPLPGPPRTGRVRIPLDHRPDMALRIRKA; the protein is encoded by the coding sequence ATGACCGAACGCTGGGACGTCTTCGAACTGACCCTGACCGGACCCGCCACCGAAAACCCCTACCGGGACGTCGAGTTCGCCGCCGACTTCCGGCACGGCCACCGCGTCGTCCCCGTGACCGGCTTCTACGACGGGGACGGCACGTACACCGTCCGGTTCATGCCGGACCGGCAAGGACCGTGGACGTACACCACCCGCTCGACCGCCAGCGAACTGGACGGCGTGCGCGGGGAGTTCGTGTGCGTGCCGCCCGACCGCGGCAACCACGGGCCGGTACGGGTCGCGGGGCCGCGCACCTTCGCGTACGCCGACGGCACCCCGTCCCACCCCTTCGGAACCACCTGCTACCACTGGACCCACTACGAGGACGAGGAGCTGGAGGAGCGCACACTGGGCACCTTGGCACAGTCCCCGTTCAACAAGGTCCGGATGTGTCTGCTGCCCACACGTGCGATGACCCCGCCCCGACTTCCGTACCCGGGCATCGGAGAACGCCCGCCCGCACCAAGGGAGTTGGACACCACCCGCTTCGACCCGGAGTTCTTCCGCCGCTTCGAGCGCCGCGTCCGCGACCTGCGCGACCTCGGCATAGAGGCGGACATCATCCTCTTCCACCCCTACGACGAGGGGCACTGGGGCGTCGACGACATGAGCCGCGAGGACGACCTCGCCCTCGTCCGGTACGCGGTCGCCCGGCTCGCATCGCTGCGCAATGTCTGGTGGTCGATCGCCAACGAGTACGACTTCAACAAGGCCAAGACCGTCGACGACTGGAACCACATCGGCCGCCAGGTCCAACGCGCCGACCCTTACCAGCACTTGAGGTCCATCCACAACGGCACCCGCATGTACGAGTACGAGCGCATCTACGACTTCCGGACGCCGTGGACCACCCACCAGTCCATCCAGCACTGGGACGCCGCACTCGCCCCCGAGTGGCTCGACCGCGTACCGAAGCCGGTCGTCATCGACGAGATCGGCTACGAGGGGATCCTCGGCCGCCGCTGGGGCAACCTCACCGGGCAGGCACTGCTGCGCCAGTTCTGGCACGGCATGGCCGCCGGCGCGTACGTCGGGCACGGTGAGTGCTATCCGGAGCGGGATCCCGAGGGCACGGCATGGGTCTCCCGCGGTGGCCGGCTGCACGGCGAGGTGACACCGCGGCTCGCGTTCCTGCGCACGCTGTGGGAGCAGAGCCCCGACGCGGTGTTCAGCTACTTCGGCGACCGCCGCCACCGGCACCGGGAGGTGACGCTCCCGGAGGCGGGCGGCCCCTGGCGCCTCGACCTGATCGACACATGGAACATGACCGTCACGCCCTTGCCGGGCCCACCGCGCACGGGCCGGGTCCGGATTCCGCTGGACCACCGGCCGGACATGGCGCTGCGGATACGGAAGGCCTGA
- a CDS encoding DUF5605 domain-containing protein has product MHTRPRNHTPVHADGTRFRHADGTPYHPLTTTVPQADDATVRALGLSPFNRVRLTGSRTLPLGALDRQVAALASVGIQAEVDLTGRDIPETVDRLAPHPNVWWCAPPDHEAQTDILEHDHGHHPLTVHGPPDTDFGAPWITHASVRDPQTRTVSRLVHELGKPVLLDTCGAEGDAPEDAEQALPGQELMCRVWEAVCRGGYAAHAETWGPTPWSRCGGSPAGTAVARFAFLRDVLDAAPSGLAHAPETYDASTLEAPGEYLLQYLGPHRYPRRPFTLAEGAWSVEVVDTWNMTVQPRPEVSGGAPVEVSLPAQPYLAIRLRRRG; this is encoded by the coding sequence ATGCACACGAGACCGCGCAACCACACCCCGGTGCACGCCGACGGCACCCGCTTCCGGCACGCCGACGGCACGCCCTACCACCCGCTCACCACCACCGTCCCCCAGGCCGACGACGCCACCGTCCGCGCGCTGGGGCTCTCCCCGTTCAACCGGGTCCGCCTCACGGGATCCCGCACGCTTCCCCTCGGCGCACTCGACCGTCAGGTCGCCGCCCTCGCCTCCGTCGGCATCCAGGCGGAGGTCGACCTCACCGGCCGCGACATCCCGGAGACCGTGGACCGCCTGGCCCCCCACCCCAACGTGTGGTGGTGCGCCCCGCCGGACCACGAGGCCCAGACCGACATCCTGGAACACGACCACGGCCACCACCCGCTCACCGTGCACGGCCCGCCCGACACCGACTTCGGTGCCCCCTGGATCACCCACGCCTCCGTGCGCGACCCGCAGACCCGCACCGTCTCCCGCCTCGTCCACGAACTCGGCAAACCGGTCCTGCTCGACACGTGCGGCGCCGAGGGCGACGCGCCCGAAGACGCCGAACAGGCGTTGCCCGGCCAGGAGTTGATGTGCCGCGTCTGGGAGGCGGTGTGCCGCGGCGGCTACGCGGCCCACGCCGAGACATGGGGGCCCACCCCGTGGAGCCGGTGCGGCGGGAGCCCGGCCGGGACGGCGGTGGCGCGGTTCGCGTTCCTGCGCGACGTCCTCGACGCCGCGCCCTCGGGCCTGGCCCACGCCCCGGAGACGTACGACGCGTCGACGCTGGAGGCGCCGGGGGAGTATCTGCTCCAGTACCTGGGCCCGCACCGCTACCCGCGCCGCCCCTTCACCCTCGCCGAGGGCGCCTGGTCCGTCGAGGTCGTCGACACCTGGAACATGACGGTGCAGCCGCGGCCCGAGGTGTCCGGCGGCGCCCCGGTCGAGGTGTCGCTGCCCGCGCAGCCGTACCTCGCGATACGGCTGCGCAGGCGGGGTTGA
- a CDS encoding ABC transporter substrate-binding protein, translating to MSATPNAPEQQPSGPSRRKVVTTGATMGAAALTGVTLAASTPAQATAVKSTARTSVRTSSTGATCTTIPNKYDEPFEVCDDEIFIFMANYKPFEYAGFFEKVIGDKLRAAFPGMKFKWAAWDYPIRYEDLDKAGVVPDIVLEDPRRRIDRDLEPRGWVRDLTDDLRSTGIDLGALNPAAVEIVRSRSDGGVYGVPLFIDEYVLYYNKKIFDMKGVRPPTNGTTYDEAFRLAKKLTFEQDLVAYKGYLQHPDQYLEGNQLGLYPFAPGASENPKPEDVKIDITSAGWQRLGANLERFLLLPHNIFTTVDDYLLTGHVAMAVDNLRKLGGYALNDLYLEPDDAAEWRELAKNIELGVTSVPVLGSGDKAVYQPNTMAAFLPPQSTKKAEALQVLKWLVSQEAQVELSRYAMKPTLRSGAVEAAFGKAIPELAGIDTSGVFWGDNAVVKDYKNTEYWDIPMYMVFRQHVLKDGLRVSSALKVAETVDIPAYIKAQAASGKDW from the coding sequence ATGAGCGCAACACCGAACGCCCCAGAACAGCAGCCTTCAGGCCCGAGCCGGCGCAAGGTCGTGACCACCGGAGCGACGATGGGCGCGGCGGCGCTCACCGGCGTCACGCTCGCCGCGTCGACTCCGGCGCAGGCCACCGCGGTCAAGAGCACCGCCCGGACGTCCGTACGCACGTCGTCCACCGGCGCCACCTGCACGACGATCCCGAACAAGTACGACGAGCCGTTCGAGGTCTGCGACGACGAGATCTTCATCTTCATGGCCAACTACAAGCCCTTCGAGTACGCGGGCTTCTTCGAGAAGGTCATCGGCGACAAGCTGCGCGCCGCGTTCCCCGGCATGAAGTTCAAGTGGGCGGCCTGGGACTACCCGATCCGCTACGAGGACCTCGACAAGGCCGGCGTCGTGCCGGACATCGTCCTGGAGGACCCGCGCCGCCGCATCGACCGCGACCTGGAGCCGCGCGGCTGGGTCCGCGACCTCACCGACGACCTGCGCTCGACCGGCATCGACCTGGGCGCCCTCAACCCGGCCGCGGTCGAGATCGTCAGATCCCGGTCGGACGGCGGCGTGTACGGTGTGCCGCTGTTCATCGACGAGTACGTCCTCTACTACAACAAGAAGATCTTCGACATGAAGGGGGTGCGGCCGCCGACGAACGGCACGACGTACGACGAGGCGTTCCGGCTCGCCAAGAAGCTCACGTTCGAGCAGGACCTCGTCGCGTACAAGGGCTATCTGCAGCACCCGGACCAGTACCTGGAGGGCAATCAGCTGGGCCTGTACCCGTTCGCGCCGGGCGCGAGCGAGAACCCGAAGCCCGAGGACGTGAAGATCGACATCACGTCGGCGGGCTGGCAGCGGCTCGGCGCCAACCTGGAGCGGTTCCTGCTCCTGCCGCACAACATCTTCACCACGGTCGACGACTACCTGCTGACCGGGCATGTCGCCATGGCCGTCGACAATCTGCGCAAGCTCGGCGGGTACGCCCTCAACGACCTCTACCTGGAGCCCGACGACGCGGCCGAGTGGCGTGAGCTCGCCAAGAACATCGAGCTGGGTGTCACCTCGGTGCCGGTGCTGGGCAGCGGCGACAAGGCCGTCTACCAGCCCAACACCATGGCCGCCTTCCTGCCGCCGCAGTCGACGAAGAAGGCCGAGGCACTGCAGGTGCTGAAGTGGCTGGTGTCGCAGGAGGCACAGGTGGAGCTGTCCCGGTACGCCATGAAGCCGACGCTGCGGTCGGGCGCGGTGGAGGCGGCGTTCGGCAAGGCGATCCCCGAGCTGGCCGGGATCGACACCTCTGGGGTGTTCTGGGGCGACAACGCCGTCGTCAAGGACTACAAGAACACCGAGTACTGGGACATCCCGATGTACATGGTGTTCCGCCAGCACGTCCTCAAGGACGGCCTGCGGGTGTCCTCGGCGCTGAAGGTCGCGGAGACCGTGGACATCCCGGCGTACATCAAGGCGCAGGCGGCCTCCGGCAAGGACTGGTGA